TTGCTTTATTGTAGTAAGTTTCATTTGCCCAGCCCCTAGTGGGAAGAGGGCTGGTATTCTTTAGGAAAGTTTAAACTATGTTAATGGATCAAAGTACAAGCAAAACTACGACTTCCACCATAGGACTCGGCGGCAAGCCGAGTTTTTCTAATCTTTCAAGATCTCTACATAACCTTGATCTCCATCGAGTCTAATCAATTGTCCCGTTTGGATTTTTAGGGTTGCTTCATCAATTCCAACCACTGCAGGTATGCCGTACTCACGGGCTACGACGGATCCGTGGGTCATCAAACCGCCTACTTCTGTTATCAATCCTTTGGCCGACTGGAATAATGGTGTCCAGCCGGGATCGGTATGCGGAGCCACCAGAATTTCTCCTTCATGAAGTTCAGCTTCTTCTGGTTTTAGTACGATTCTAGCTTTGCCCTCGATAATACCGGAAGACACGGGGCTGCCTATAAGGGATCCGGCTGGGAAATGTCCTGTTTTAGGAACTATTACGCTTTCTCCTTCATTTGTCAAAACCCTCGGAGGCTTCAATGTTTTATGCCATTCATATGTTGCTTTACGTTCGACGATCAATTGGGACACATCTTCACTCAGCTGACCCTTTGTGAGTTGAATGAATTCGTCAAGAGTAAGGAAATACACATCTTCCGGTTGAGAAAGAGTACCATTTTGCACGTATTCTTTCGCTTCAGCTATAATAGCCTTTTTGCATTCATCGAGTATTAAGGTTAATAAATATTTATGATGTTCTCGCAGACCTCCGTAATTCCGATATACCTTAATGAAACGTTTAACAAGCTTGGCTTTTATTCGATTACCTTTTAGGTAATATAAGATTCGTTGTTCAGCTTCTTTCGCTTCTTTATCACCATGAATAAATTTCCGGCGATGGACGCCTGGTTTGACACTTCGCATATGACCGAGAATTGCCGGAACCAGCTGGGTAGGAGCTTCACGCCAGCGTGGTCTAGTTATGTCTATTTCGCCCGCACATCTTGAACCGTAGGTAGTGATAAATTTCTCAAAGGTCTTTTGAAACCATTTTCCGCCGTGTACATTTTTCAGCTCTTCATAAAACGTTTCATCATCGACTTTCTTTAAATATTCTTTTACTTCAGGAAAGCCGCGAACTGTATCAGCTAAATCACCAATTTTAAGTCCCATTTCACTAGTGACATTGCCAGGCAGGGATTTATTTATAAAACGAAGTTCCTTGTCATTCCCAAGCCAGCGAATAAACATTTTCTCTAACAATATGGATGAGATGACAAATGATGCTGCGTAATGAAAGATATTCGGAAACACAGCTTTGAAAAAACCGTTTAATTGAGTTTGTACCGTCTCTAAGCGACGAGCACCGCTAACATTCTGCAGCGACTTCCGCGTATCTGTCGTCATTCTCTTTATAAACGCTTCAACATTATATATTGCTAATGCAGGGTCACGCTTAAAAAGATTTTGCCCTATCTTGTATAAAAGAGGACAAAAAGTTTTACATAATGATTTTAAAGAAACTCGCTTGGAAGTTACTTTTAAAAATTCAGGTCGCTCCATCACTTCTTGAATAGCTCTGCTTGCTGCTTCATCCATATTTTTAAAAAAAGCGGGAAAGACACGCCGTCCTATTCGATGACGAAGGATTTCTGAAACATCCACATATAATCGCCCGCCTGCTTCCCAGGTATATTGCGCTGGTATCGGCATGATGGTTTTTAACACAGATAGTCCCAGCGGTTTCACCGCATCGGTCATCATTTGGAAGTGACCGAAAGAATAGAGGATACGCATTGATTCTTGTGGAATATCCGGCAGAGGATAAAGCGTTGTGATCGGCCTGCTTTGCACCACATAAAATTTCCCCATTTCTACACAGAATTCAATATCTTGAGGAGCACCAAAGTGTTTTTCAATTTGTTTTCCGATCTTGGCTGCCATTTGAATGTACTCATCTGACAACGTTTGTTGTTTCTGCTGGTCTTGGGGCAAATCTTTGCTGATTGTTCCGCCTTCAGGCAAAGCAAAGACAGCTTTTTTCTTAACGGATATATTTTTATGGATGATTTTATCTTCTTTTACTTTATACAAATCCGCTGATACTAGGCCGGAAACAATTGCTTCTCCTAGTCCAAAGCTGGCATCAATGGAGACTACCCTGCGATTTCCACTCGATGGATCGGCAGTGAACATAATACCTGAAATTTCTGGACTCACCATTTTTTGTACAACCACGGACAAATAGACGTGATAATGATCAAATCCATTTTTCGTCCGATAAGCGATGGCACGGTCTGTAAACAAGGAAGCCCAGCATTTACGGATATGCTTGAGCAGTTCATCCTCCCCGCGAATGTTGAGGTAAGTGTCTTGCTGTCCGGCGAAAGACGCATTCGGCAAATCTTCAGCTGTAGCGCTAGAACGAATTGCATAAGAGTTATCCATTCCTGCAGATTTCCATGCAGCAACTATTTCATCTTTCAAATGGCCGGGGATGTTTAGTTGATGCAAATGGCTGCGGATACGTTTACCTGTCTCTCTTAATTGTTCTGAATCGTGTCGGTCCAGTTTGTTCAAGGACTCTAGATACTCATTGATCTTATTACTTGTGGCAATAAAATCTTTATAAGCTGCAGTAGATATGCAAAAGCCGTCGGGTACAGGAAAACCAGCGTGGCTCAGCTCTCCTAAATTTGCACCCTTTCCACCAACATATGGAAGGCTGGAACGATTCACTTGATTAAAAAATAAAACACGAGATGTCATAGGGTATCTCTCCTTCTTTCAACCTCGTTTTCCTATTAGACGTTCTGATCGTTTTGAATACCCTCGGAATCGGAAACGGTGATAAAACCGCAAAAACAGCATGCTCCATAGAACAGTAAAGATAAATCCCATTTCTTCTCCGTTCCCAAAAAACATAATATTTGTTAGCCCCAAGACAGAAAATCATTATTAAAACCCCTTCATCATTTAATGGACATATTGTTGATTAATGATCTTATTGATTATTATAATGATGGAGAAGAACATTACAATATTCAATAATAAGCTCACCGTTTATTACTCAACGTTTTATGTAAAAATGTTGTGTTTTTATAAAAAATCACATGAATGAAGAACGAAATAGAGGAGTTTTTATGGCTGAGAAAATGGATCGCAGAAAAGCGAGGACGAAAAAAATGCTGCGGGCAGCCTTATTGGAGTTAATGGAAGAAAAAGGAGTAAAAGGGGTGACAGTCAGTGAATTGACCAGCCGAGCAGATCTTAATAGAGGAACTTTCTATTTACATTTTCAGGATATAGATGACTATATGGAGCAATCTCAGGATGAGTTTTTCCAGACATTGCAGGATAAGATGAAGGAAGTCAATATTTTAGAATTCAATAATGCTCAAGATCAACCTTATTCGGAATTAATTTCCATACTTGAATTCATAAAAAACCAAGCTGATTTTCTTCACGTACTTTTTGGCCCAAAAGGGGACCCCTCCTTTGTTGTTAAATGGAACAGTTTATGCAAGAACAAGTGTCCAATAAGCTTTCTGCCTTACAGATTGACGAAGAACAAATGCTAGTACCTCGTGATTATTTGATTACGTTTGTTATTTCTGCTCAGCTAGGTATTATTCAACATTGGATAGAGACCGACTTGCAGCGTTCTCCAGAGGAGGTTGCTGCAATTATCACTCGTATTGCCAGTCGGGGACCGCTCGGTGCGATAAGCATAGAAGAACAAGAGCTACAGGGTAAAAAAAGTAGAAAGAATACTGAAGAGGACAAATCAGCGAAAAATGCTCGTTTCGGCTAATGAAACAAAAGAAAGAGAAAGGATGTTGGTATCGGAAAAAGTTTAATCTTATTCAAAAATGAAAAAGAGGGGTTTGAATATGTTTAAAGACATTTAAAATGACTGGAAAAAGACGAAAAGTTTCCAAACGATAAATAAAAACAGCATATAGCCGAAAAAAGAATAAGCATGATTCCAATCAGCGTCATGTATAAACCACCCTAATTGTTCGGACAATTGTTCAATAATACATATAACCATACTGATATGAACGATAATCACCCAGCGAACAGGGGAAGAAACTCGGCTTGCTGCAAATAAAAAGAAAACAGTGAATAAAGGCAGGAGTAATAAAGTAAATCCAATATTAATCGTAAATATTTCAGGAAAGAGTCTGACTGGAAAATGATAGAATTTTATTCCTACAAAAAGTAAATCTAAATAAGTCCCAACCAGGGAAGCAAACAGGGCTGTTGTGATATAGCTATAAATATCATTCCTCCCGTTTAAGAAAGATTGCTTTTTTTGCAATAATAGTTGTTTCGATTTTTTCGATGGTTTTACAATAATTATCATTAATATCCCCGCCAGCGAATTTTTCGTCTTCCACTAAATAATTAATTATTCTCCAATCATCAAACCAATCGCCCTTTTCCGCTTCAGGATGATCAATATTTTTCCAGGCAAATTGCAATGGAGGGCTGTAAATACGAGGTGCCCCTTTTAATAGCTGGCATTCTTTAGTTCTTCGCCGGTAATGATGACCTGGAAGCATTTCGTTTACGTGATGAAAGAGATGATCCCAATAATCTTTTCGTGAACCGGTATGAGGATGACGATTAGCCCAAAGTAAAACACTTTTTAGGATAGTAGGTGTTTGCTGAAAAAGCAGAGAATACAACCGTTTGCCTAACAATATCCGCTCATGAAGAGAAGAAAACTGGTATAGTGTATCTCCTATTAATTCTGGTTTATCTGTCGTTGTATTTTTATAAAAGGGAAAAATGATATGATTAAAACGCAAAAAATCATACAGCTTAAATCCTATGGTGTTTAATACAGTTTTCTTGAAATGAGGGTGCTTTATCACTCTTTTTTCTAAATAACTTTGTTCGTTAATCACCGTAGCAATTGCTAAAAGAGAGCAGTCGCCATACTGCCAAAAATAATTCCATATCGTTTCCATAAATATAGAAACATCCAAATATGGGAGCAAATAAAAAAGATTTTTATTGACGTTTTTACTATGCCTATATAGTAAAAACTGCGGATATACATCTTGAAATATTAACCAGTTTCCTCGTTCTAAAAATAAAAAGAAATTTTCCTGTTCTTTTTCAGATAGAAGTCTTGTGAGAAGATCCCCTTTTAAATCTGTCATATACCAGCCCCCGTTTCGGGATACCATATGACCTAATAAAGCCCAATGGATTTCAGGGTACTGAAGAAAAAAGTCAAAATAGGCCTGCGTACGAGTAACATTATTTATATTCCATTTCTGCGTAGTTTTTTTAATATCTTTTAATAGTTTTCTTTCACCGTAGGTTAGATTGTGTTCTGGAAAAGAGCTTGGTTTATTTTTGTTTTTCTTCTGTAATTCTTCTTTTATTTTAATATAAGATTGTTTCGTTATTTTCTTATTGTTTGACCAGCTGATCTTCATCAATTACCCTTCCTTCCCGTCCTGGAATATCCTTGTGTAGAAAGGAATAAGGATGTAAAAAGTGTTTTTAATAAGAGAGGGTTAGCGATTAATGAATCAATTAGAAGCGGAAGTAAATCGGCTGGTAAACATTTTGATAAGCGAGCAAAATCTAGACGGCTCTTGGTCCTACCCATTTGAAACAGGTATTTCAACCGATTGTTATATGATCATCTTATTACGCACGTTAGAAATAAATGATGAAGATTTTATTTACGAGCTGGTACGTAGAATTCTAAATAAGCAAGAAAAAAATGGATCATGGAAGTTATTTTATGATGAGGAAAAAGGGAATATATCGGCAACCGTTGAAGCATATTATGCTTTACTGTACTCAGGTTATCTAACAAAAAGCGATCCGGGGATGCGCGGTGCAAAAAAGTTTATTTTAAAAAACGGTGGTTTAAATGAAATCAATATGTTCACCAAAGTTATGTTAGCATTAACGGGTCAGTATAAATGGCCGAGTTATTTTCCGATGCCAGTGGAATTGCTGCTTTTGCCTACTTCTTTTCCAGTCAACTTTTTTGACTTTTCTGTGTATGCAAGAGTGAATCTACTTCCGATATTAATAGCTGCTGATTATACATTTAGTATAAAGACAGCACGGACTCCGGATCTATCCAATTTATTTTTAAATAGAAATGTTGATGGATGGGAAAGAGAATTACATGATTTACGGTCCTTTCTTTCTCCTATTCAACAAGGAATAAATAGGCTGATAGGGTATCCGAACGAGCTTCATCAGTTAGCTTTAGAACGCGCTGAGCAGTATATGCTGCAGCGAATAGAAGCAGATGGAACATTTTATAGTTATTTTAGTTCTACCTTTCTAATGATTTTTGCTTTAATGGCAAGGGGCTATGCGAAGCAGCATCCTGTTATCAAGAAAGCTGTTCAAGGACTGAAATCGTATCAGACCAGTATAAATAATTACACTCATATACAGTTCACAACCGCAAATGTTTGGAATACAGCTTTAATAAGCTATGGGTTACAAGAAGCAGAAATTTCTTCTTCATCGGAAACGATTCAAAAGGCCAACCAGTACTTACTGTCGAGGCAGCATTTTTTATATGGTGACTGGGCTGTTCATAATCAAAACGTGTTACCTGGAGGGTGGGGGTTTTCTGACATAAATACCATCAATCCTGATATAGATGATACAACTGCTTCTTTAAGATCTTTGCAATCCCTTATTATAAACGAACCCATTTATTATCAAACGTGGGATCGAGCTGTTCATTGGCTTTTATCCATGCAAAATAATGACGGAGGATGGCCTGCGTTTGAGAAAAATGTGAATAAGTCTATTCTTCAATGGCTTCCGGTTGAAGGGGGAGGGAAAATGATACTAGACCCTTCGACTGCGGATTTAACAGGGAGAACATTGGAGTTCTTAGGGAATTTCACCCATGCAGATCATTACTATCCTTTTGTAAAAAAGGGTGTGGATTGGCTCTTTCAAGATCAGAAAAAGGATGGGTCATGGTACGGCAGATGGGGCATTTGTTATATATATGGAACATGGGCAGCTATCACAGGATTAATAGCTGTAAATGTACGTAAAGACCATCCGTCTATTCAAAAAGCGGTCAAATGGCTATACAATATTCAAAATAAAGACGGCGGTTGGGGAGAGTCGTGTAAAAGTGACGCAGAGAAAAGATATGTTCCATTACAGGAAAGCACTCGCACTCACACCGCATGGGCGCTGGATGCACTTCTCGCAGCAGAAAAGGAAGAGACACCCGGCATAAAGCAGGGGATTCATTTTTTGTTAGAGACATCTGAGAAAAATAATTGGACAACAACGTATCCAAAAGGGCAGGGTCTCCCCGGAGGATTTTATATTCATTACCATAGTTACGAACATCTTTTCCCTTTAATCGCACTGAGTCATTATCAGAAAAAGTTTAATCCGGAACTATTTAAATAATTTTTTAAGGATTTTGTAATTAGAGGTTGGTATAAAATAAAAGGGGCAGTACAAAATAGGGAAAACAAAAATCTTGGAAGTGATGGGGTTGAAAAAACAAAAAAATATTGTAATATCCATAGTACTCTCAATTTTTGTTTTGAACAGCCCCCTGGCGGTGCATGCTTTTGAATCACAAGAGGTAGATAAGATGCAACCATCAATGCTTCCTCACTCTCCATTTGCCTATATCATACGGGAGCATTATTATGGTGAAATGCTTTCGTGGAAAGACGTTCGACCACTGTTGCCTCGTAAAGCAAAATTTCAGGTCATTGATCTAGAAACCGGGATAAGTTTTCAAGTACAAAAGCGTGCCGGTAATCAACACGCTGATGTACAGCCTTTAACAAGAAACGATACTCAAATCATGAAAGAAATTTATGAAGATAAGTGGAGCTGGAAAAGAAGGGCCATTCTTGTAAACATTGATGATCGTTTTATTGCCGCTTCTATGCATGGAATGCCTCACGGAGGAGGGGCATTATCAAATGGGTTTCCAGGCCATTTTTGTATTCACTTTGCAGGAAGTATGACCCACCGCACGAAAAACACAGATCCAACTCATCAACTGATGGTTTTAAAAGCGGCAGGAAAACTAGAAGAATACCGTGATCAGATGGATCCATATGAAGTAGCCGATCTTTTTCTTACAGCGATTAACCAAAGTGATCTGTATTTGTTACAGATCACTCTAGCTCAACCTTATAGGGAACATGCAGCAACTATTTTAGAGCGCTTCAATCAGATTGGGGTGGCTGCAAAAGACTCACCTTATAAAAAGATAGATCAACTGCCTGTCATAGCATTGGAATTACCTGTCGAACTTCAATATCATGACCCGAGACAGGGGAAGAAGAGAAAATCAGTTACTCTTACCCTTATCCGGGATGGCTTAACAAATCGTTGGGAGATTTATTCTAAGGAATTTTTTGACCTAAAATAACTTAGTTTTGAAAAAACAGGTAGAAATGTTAGAAGTCAGTGTGAAAACTAGAGTTTACATTGAAATAAAAGTTAAGCTCTAAAAAACATATTAAAAACCAAATCAAAAAAGTCGGTTCTGTCCTTTTATAGAACCGGCTTTGTTATGTTTAATTGGGAATCCACTTCTATATATGAGAGAAGAGTATCGATAATGATTGTTAAAAGTTACTGACTATCGTCGTTTAAGGTAGTACCAACAACAAAAAACAACTTTTATTACCACATTTTGGGTATTAATTGATATTACATATTTAATACTATTTTGAGTCATTCTAATAGCTGTAATAAAAATACAGCTAGGAGGATTTATATGACAGTAGCAAGTGATTTAAAAACAACTGTAGCTAATTTGAAGAGTGCTCAAGCCAGCTTAGAATCGTTTGCTTTGGCAACGGAAAATGAACAAGCGAAACAAATGTTCCAAAATGCTGCCCAACAAACTCAACAACTGGTGGATACCGTTTCTCCGCGTGTTCAACAAATTGAACAAGAAGAACCTCAGTATAAACAGTAATGTAGAGGAAAGAAAGGTTGGAAAACTCAACCTTTCTTTCCTTTTAATCCTAAATGATAAGAAGATGATAAAACGAAAAGAGTGTTGTACATGAAAACCCTAAACTTTTTGCTTTTAATTATACTTGTACTAAGCTTTGGCTCAGGATGCACCGAAAACCAAGATCAACTTAGTGATAATGGAGAGCCGACAAAGATAAACACAACAAAACCTAAAGATCAATCTCTTTCTAACCAGGTGAAGGAATTTGTCATTGAAAAGGATGAAATAACAGATGTCAAAGCTGTAAATACTGAGAATGAGCTTTTGCTTGCTATAAAAGTTGGACAGTTTGAACGTTTCCAAATCAAAAGCATTGAGGAAGAAGTTAAATCAGATCTTGAGAAAAAATATCCAAATAAAACAGTAGATGTATCTATCGATCAAAAAATTATTTGGGAGCTGGGAGCACTTGAGGATAAATTGCAGAAAGATGAGATAAAAGTGAAAGAATTAAAGGAAGACATTAAGAGGATTAAAGATCTTATGAAAGAAAAAACATAGTGGACTGGAGGTCAAACCATGGCCAACAATAAAAAGAAGAATTTAACTCCTGTTCAACAGGAATATCAAACATTTGAAAATGAGCGAGAAACAAAAAGACCTCTGATGGGAAACTGTATTAAAGCGTTTTTAACTGGAGGTGTCATTTGTTTAATTGGCCAGGGGGTGCAAACTCTATACATTTATTTTTTTAACTTCACAGAAGAAACAGCAGATAATCCAACAGTGGCAACGATGATTTTTATTGCTTTACTGCTTACAGGATTTGGTTTTTATGATCGTATTTCTCAATTTGGAGGAGCTGGTTCCGCGGTCCCAGTTACCGGATTTGGAAACGCGGTTATCTCCGCTGCCATTGAACATCGATCAGAAGGGTTTGTGTTAGGTGTAGGTCCTAATATGTTTAAATTAGCTGGTTCCGTCATCTTATTTGGAACGTTTGCCGCTTTTGTCGTAGCAACGATCAAAACGATTCTTATACAGTGGGGTGGATTTTAATGTTAAGCGGACATCGCACGTGGATTTTTGATCAAAAGCCTAAAATCACTTCTACTGGAACGATAGGCGGACCTTTTGAAGCAAAGGGAATGTTGGCAGAAGACTTTGATTTCCTCCATTCTGATTTATGGTTAAAAGAAGATTCCTATGAAAAAGCACATAAGGTTTTATTAGAAGAAGCGTGTGAACGAGCAATAAAAAAAGCAGGTCTTCAAAAGGAGCAAATTCAATTTTTTTTAGCAGGCGATCTGATAAACCAAATAACACCTACAAGTTTTGCCGCTGAAACCCTTGGTGCCCCGTATTTCGGATTGTTTGGTGCTTGCTCCACATCGATGGAAGGACTGGCTCTTGCAGCCTATATTGTGAACACAGGAGGGGCTAATTATATTTTAACTGGAGCTTCCAGTCACAATACAGCAGTAGAAAAACAATTTAGATATCCAACGGAATATGGGGATCAAAAGCCGCCCACCGCCCAGTGGACCGTTACAGGAGCCGGAGTTGGATTAGTAAGTGATAAAGGAGAGGGTCCCTCTATTACATCTACTACGATTGGTCGAGTTGTAAATATGGGGATGACTGATCCCTACAATATGGGTGGAGCAATGGCTCCTGCTGCTGTAGATACAATTGAAACCCATTTAAAGGAACGGAATATTAATCCTTCTTATTATGATTTGATTGTGACAGGGGATCTTGGACACATAGGGAGAGAAGTATCTTTTGATCTGCTTAAAAAACATGGGGTGCCTATACAGGAGGAAAATTATCAGGACTGTGGACTTATGATTTACCGAGAAGGACAGCCTGTTTTATCAGGAGCGAGCGGAGCAGCTTGTTCGGCAGCCGTTGTTTATGGTCATTTGTTAAATCGTATGAAGAAAGGGGATTTAAAAAGAATGTTAGTAGTAGCGACAGGAGCTTTATTATCTCCTTTAACAGTCCAGCAAAACGAAACTATTCCATGCATTGCCCATGCCGTTTCCATTGAACATGGAGGTGATTTAAAGAAATGATATTTTTTTGGGCTTTTGTAGTTGGTGGATTAATTTGTGTAATAGGCCAAATTATGTTCGATGTATTCAAATTAACACCGGCCCATACTTTAAGCACCTTCGTTGTTCTCGGCGCGATTCTCGATGGATTTGGTTTATACGAACCTCTTATTGCGTTTGCGGGTGCTGGAGCTTCGATACCTATCTCAAGCTTTGGTAATGCTCTTGTCCATGGGGCGATGGCAGAAGCAGAACAACACGGATTAGTAGGCGTTGTTACTGGAATGTTCGAAGTAACAAGTTCTGGTATTTCCGCCGCTATTATCTTTGGCATGATAGGAGCATTAATTTTTAAACCAAAAGGATAAGGAGGAAGGTTTCGTGACAGTAGGTTCTGATGTAAAACAATGTCTTTCAAGTATTAAAAACGTTAAAAATAGTTTAGCTAGTTTAGAGTTACGAACAGAGGATGAGTATGCAAAACAAACCTTCCAAGAAACGATAACAATCATGGAGGAGATAATGGATGACTTGAAAAAAAGGGTTGGCCGATTGGAACTGGAAGAAGATCAATATAGAGGTTTTTAGTCTAGCCGAATATTTAACATAAGAAGGGGGTCATACAGTGCCAGATTGGTTAGATATTGTTGTCCGGTCGTTAATCTTTTTAGTTATCCTTTTTATAATCACAAAAATAGTAGGAAAAAAACAACTTTCCCAACTTTCCTTTTTTGAATATGTTAGTGGTTTTACGATTGGTAGCATAGGGTCAGAAGTAATCATGAATCTTGATCTTAAGGTTATGCATGGGATTATAGGTATTGTAATTTTTGGAGTAATGCCGTTTGTGGCAGGTTATATTTCATTGAAAAGCAAGAAATTTCGGGATGTTATGGAAGGGAAAGGAACCGTTTTTATTAAGAATGGGAAAGTAATGGAAGAAAATTTGAAAAAGGAAAAATATACGATTGATGAACTGATGCAGTTACTGCGAACGAAAGATGTTTTCCAAATTTCCGATGTGGAATTTGCTGTGTTAGAAGCTAATGGAGAATTAAATGTGTTATTAAAGAAAGAAAATCAACCTTTAACAGCAAAAGATTTTGGAGTTAAAGTTCCCTCCTTTAAGGAACCGCAAACCGTCATAATGGATGGCGAAATTTTAGATGAACCATTATCTACTGTTGGTCAAAATCGAAATTGGTTAAAAACCGAATTAGAAAAGTTGGGTGTAACGATCGAAAACGTTTTTCTCGGTCAGGTGGATTCTTTTGGACAGTTATCTGTAGATCTTTTCGATGATAAACTTAAAGTTGCTGAACCTGTAGAAAAACCATTAATCCTCGCAACGATGAAAAAATGTCAGGCGGATTTAGAACTGTTTGCTCTTGCGACAAATGTAGAAGAAGCAAAGCAGATGTATAGTAAAAACAGCAAGAAATTAGACAAAGCCATAAATAAAGTGACTCCTCTATTAAGAGAATAAGATAAATTTATATCTAACATAGAGGAGTGGTTCCTTTGTCGTATCATAATATATTTTTTCTTGTAATATACAGATTAGCTTTGTACTGTTCGACTATTAACAGGCCTGCATTTTGCTTATGGTGTAAAAACAACTTTCATTGTGTTTTGTTTTTTCTTATTAGAGGCGGTAGAGATTGCTTCCCGATAACGTTCCAACGGAAAATAATGGGTGATGAGTGGTTCAAGGTTCACTTTCTTTTGAGCCATCAAATCTACCGCAATTTGTAACGTTCTTTTTTGTTCGCCATTGTACACATCCGTACCATAAGCGAAACTTCCTTTGATTTCTAGTTCATTCAGCCAGATCATCGTCATATCAAGGTTATCCACAAAACTTGCTAATCCTAATAAAACAACTTTTCCTCCTTTTCTGGCAAAACGAAGTGCATCATGTAAACTTTTACGATTACCTACACATTCGTAAACAATATCTGCCCCTCCATGGACAA
This DNA window, taken from Alteribacillus bidgolensis, encodes the following:
- the spoVAC gene encoding stage V sporulation protein AC, whose translation is MANNKKKNLTPVQQEYQTFENERETKRPLMGNCIKAFLTGGVICLIGQGVQTLYIYFFNFTEETADNPTVATMIFIALLLTGFGFYDRISQFGGAGSAVPVTGFGNAVISAAIEHRSEGFVLGVGPNMFKLAGSVILFGTFAAFVVATIKTILIQWGGF
- a CDS encoding DUF1657 domain-containing protein, which produces MTVGSDVKQCLSSIKNVKNSLASLELRTEDEYAKQTFQETITIMEEIMDDLKKRVGRLELEEDQYRGF
- the spoVAD gene encoding stage V sporulation protein AD, yielding MLSGHRTWIFDQKPKITSTGTIGGPFEAKGMLAEDFDFLHSDLWLKEDSYEKAHKVLLEEACERAIKKAGLQKEQIQFFLAGDLINQITPTSFAAETLGAPYFGLFGACSTSMEGLALAAYIVNTGGANYILTGASSHNTAVEKQFRYPTEYGDQKPPTAQWTVTGAGVGLVSDKGEGPSITSTTIGRVVNMGMTDPYNMGGAMAPAAVDTIETHLKERNINPSYYDLIVTGDLGHIGREVSFDLLKKHGVPIQEENYQDCGLMIYREGQPVLSGASGAACSAAVVYGHLLNRMKKGDLKRMLVVATGALLSPLTVQQNETIPCIAHAVSIEHGGDLKK
- the spoVAE gene encoding stage V sporulation protein AE, whose product is MIFFWAFVVGGLICVIGQIMFDVFKLTPAHTLSTFVVLGAILDGFGLYEPLIAFAGAGASIPISSFGNALVHGAMAEAEQHGLVGVVTGMFEVTSSGISAAIIFGMIGALIFKPKG
- a CDS encoding DUF421 domain-containing protein gives rise to the protein MPDWLDIVVRSLIFLVILFIITKIVGKKQLSQLSFFEYVSGFTIGSIGSEVIMNLDLKVMHGIIGIVIFGVMPFVAGYISLKSKKFRDVMEGKGTVFIKNGKVMEENLKKEKYTIDELMQLLRTKDVFQISDVEFAVLEANGELNVLLKKENQPLTAKDFGVKVPSFKEPQTVIMDGEILDEPLSTVGQNRNWLKTELEKLGVTIENVFLGQVDSFGQLSVDLFDDKLKVAEPVEKPLILATMKKCQADLELFALATNVEEAKQMYSKNSKKLDKAINKVTPLLRE